One part of the Enterococcus sp. DIV1094 genome encodes these proteins:
- a CDS encoding BglG family transcription antiterminator — MKTRTVELLQRFRSYHYPIKAEQLALEHQVSQRTIRQDVLDANSWLRAQQLAEIQTIRKKGFLLRLNKEEEKRLADALVAYQEELLNRDERTFDLVLAIAYEQQPIYLNRKEEAFMISKSTMDEDMRRLRADLVKYGIEIVSYGKQGLVYQGAERSIRTMIYDLINKNLGRIDFSARNDTKVTAAQKIFHRYFPLSEIKKLEAIYTNTMVKQEDDIYKNQLLLFTMIWIQRVRKHELISAINWKNLADEENRFSEFIEQVIVDFELTDIPPVERNYLRFTIETFSTKDINNSLEWVQAQLLTIQLIKFVEEQTHIPFHLKEEILCENLYKHMTALIVRIKHRIQVTNPLKENIRVNYGPIYDAVALFVPTIEEVVGGRVIDDELAFLVIHFSTIASSIKQNITYIYKSVVVCNHGVATGNLLAENLKEKFPQIEVVAVLSSKEAELVDKLDVDLIFSTFQLSGQNKPLLVLEPILTDANRPIVAEFLSLHQKVQRMIPTENGQTELFANVLRIVEESGGKIDRPIYTKLETLFEQNHLEINKREIQPMLKDILTDNHILIQEHAENWQEAIERVAKPLLKENIIESSYVDAMVHAVEEYGAYIVIGKHLALAHARPEDGVNKLGVSVATIRQPIAFGNDEMDPVKIIFCLAAVDSYSHLTIMKELIELINDETKLNRLIESSNVDSFKQLLFK, encoded by the coding sequence ATGAAAACTAGAACGGTTGAATTACTTCAAAGATTTCGATCTTATCACTATCCGATCAAAGCGGAACAATTAGCATTAGAACACCAAGTAAGTCAACGGACGATTCGCCAAGATGTTCTTGATGCAAACAGTTGGTTGCGGGCGCAACAATTAGCAGAAATCCAAACGATTCGAAAAAAGGGGTTTCTACTGCGTTTAAATAAAGAGGAAGAGAAAAGATTAGCAGACGCATTGGTTGCGTATCAAGAGGAGTTACTGAATCGTGATGAACGTACTTTTGATCTAGTGTTAGCGATTGCTTATGAACAACAGCCGATTTATTTGAACCGTAAGGAAGAAGCATTCATGATTTCCAAAAGTACGATGGATGAAGATATGCGACGTTTACGAGCTGACTTGGTCAAATATGGCATTGAGATTGTTAGCTATGGTAAACAAGGGTTGGTTTATCAAGGGGCAGAGCGTTCGATCAGGACGATGATTTATGACTTGATCAATAAGAATCTAGGGCGAATCGATTTTTCAGCAAGAAATGACACGAAAGTCACAGCAGCTCAAAAAATTTTCCATCGCTATTTTCCGCTGTCAGAAATCAAAAAATTAGAAGCAATCTATACAAACACTATGGTGAAACAAGAAGATGATATTTATAAAAATCAGTTACTGTTGTTTACGATGATTTGGATACAACGAGTCAGAAAGCATGAATTGATCTCAGCTATCAATTGGAAAAATCTCGCTGATGAGGAAAATCGTTTTTCTGAGTTTATTGAGCAGGTCATTGTTGACTTTGAATTGACGGACATTCCCCCTGTTGAACGAAACTATCTACGCTTTACGATTGAGACATTTAGCACAAAAGATATCAACAATTCTCTTGAATGGGTCCAAGCCCAATTGTTAACGATCCAACTGATCAAGTTCGTGGAGGAACAAACCCATATTCCGTTTCATTTGAAAGAAGAAATACTGTGTGAAAATCTTTATAAACATATGACGGCTCTGATTGTTCGAATCAAACATCGCATCCAAGTGACGAATCCATTGAAAGAAAATATCCGAGTGAATTACGGTCCAATCTATGATGCCGTTGCTCTATTTGTGCCAACAATCGAAGAAGTAGTTGGTGGGCGGGTGATTGACGATGAACTGGCTTTTCTAGTCATCCATTTTTCAACGATCGCAAGCTCGATCAAACAGAATATTACGTATATTTATAAATCAGTGGTGGTTTGTAACCATGGAGTGGCGACAGGCAATCTATTAGCAGAAAATTTAAAAGAGAAATTCCCGCAGATTGAAGTTGTTGCTGTATTGAGTTCAAAAGAAGCGGAGTTAGTCGATAAGTTAGATGTCGACCTGATTTTCAGTACGTTTCAATTGTCTGGTCAGAATAAACCGCTGCTTGTGTTGGAGCCTATTTTAACCGATGCGAATCGACCAATCGTCGCAGAATTTTTGTCCCTTCATCAAAAGGTCCAGCGGATGATTCCAACAGAAAATGGACAAACGGAACTATTCGCCAATGTTTTACGAATCGTGGAAGAAAGCGGCGGCAAGATCGATCGTCCAATCTATACCAAACTAGAAACATTATTTGAGCAAAATCATTTAGAAATCAATAAAAGGGAGATCCAACCAATGCTAAAAGACATTTTGACAGATAACCATATATTGATCCAAGAACACGCGGAAAATTGGCAAGAAGCTATTGAACGAGTGGCTAAGCCATTACTGAAAGAAAACATCATTGAATCGAGTTACGTCGATGCGATGGTCCATGCAGTGGAAGAGTATGGGGCCTATATCGTCATCGGTAAACACCTGGCATTAGCGCATGCGAGACCAGAAGATGGTGTCAATAAGTTAGGGGTGAGTGTCGCTACGATCCGTCAGCCTATCGCTTTTGGAAATGACGAGATGGATCCAGTAAAAATCATTTTCTGTTTAGCAGCAGTCGACTCGTATTCCCATCTGACGATCATGAAAGAGCTGATCGAGTTGATCAACGATGAAACGAAATTGAATCGTTTGATCGAAAGTTCGAATGTGGATTCATTTAAACAACTACTATTTAAGTAG
- a CDS encoding PTS sugar transporter subunit IIC has product MGVINFIIENILTQASITIALIAMLGLILQKKSTGQIISGTLKTLLGFQVLSAGSSIIVGSLTYFGQIFTEGFQMEGIIPSIEAINGQAMNELGLGRDIALTFLAIFVFNILLARFTRWKYIFLTGQAILWMATMTTVFGYFAGLRGLVLILVGGFVGAVFAVAMPAIAQPIIRKVTGSNDIALGHFCTIGYLFEAGVAKIFGEKGENKKSIEDIKLPAHFEFLQDTYLSVMVVMVPLYIVTVLFAGETFAAELSGGQNYIMFAFLQAIQFVVGVYVLLSGVRLLLGEIVPAFRGIAMKLVPDAIPALDCPVFFPYSPNAVILGFITTTIGTVIAMFVLPMFGLAMILPGMLTNFFAGGTAGIFGNAVGGRRGAIIGGIAHGFFITLLPALLVTIFNSMGFVSATATDVDTVVAALLYAWILSPILKAF; this is encoded by the coding sequence ATGGGCGTTATCAATTTCATCATTGAGAACATTCTGACACAAGCGTCAATCACGATTGCTTTGATTGCAATGTTAGGGCTGATTCTACAAAAGAAGTCAACTGGTCAAATTATTTCAGGTACGTTGAAAACATTGTTAGGGTTTCAAGTTTTAAGTGCCGGTTCAAGTATCATTGTTGGTAGCTTGACGTATTTTGGACAAATTTTTACAGAAGGATTCCAAATGGAGGGGATCATTCCATCCATTGAAGCCATCAACGGTCAAGCGATGAATGAATTAGGCTTAGGTAGAGATATCGCATTAACATTTTTAGCTATTTTTGTCTTTAATATTCTACTTGCTCGTTTTACTCGATGGAAATATATTTTCTTGACTGGCCAGGCAATCTTATGGATGGCAACTATGACTACAGTATTTGGGTATTTCGCCGGCTTACGTGGCTTGGTCTTGATTTTAGTTGGTGGTTTTGTTGGAGCGGTTTTTGCTGTGGCGATGCCAGCAATCGCTCAACCAATCATTCGTAAGGTCACTGGTTCAAATGATATCGCTTTGGGGCATTTTTGTACGATCGGTTATTTATTTGAGGCTGGAGTAGCGAAAATCTTTGGTGAAAAAGGCGAGAACAAGAAATCGATTGAAGATATCAAGTTACCGGCTCATTTTGAATTTTTACAGGACACGTATTTATCGGTCATGGTGGTGATGGTGCCACTTTATATCGTGACAGTATTGTTTGCGGGTGAGACGTTTGCCGCGGAGTTATCTGGTGGTCAAAACTATATCATGTTTGCCTTCTTACAAGCCATCCAGTTTGTTGTAGGTGTCTATGTATTGCTTTCGGGTGTCCGTTTATTATTAGGTGAAATCGTGCCAGCATTTCGTGGAATTGCGATGAAACTAGTTCCTGATGCCATTCCAGCGTTGGACTGTCCTGTCTTTTTCCCATATAGTCCGAACGCAGTGATTTTAGGATTCATTACCACTACGATCGGAACGGTCATTGCAATGTTTGTGTTACCAATGTTTGGTCTAGCGATGATTCTTCCAGGTATGTTGACGAATTTCTTTGCTGGTGGAACGGCAGGTATTTTCGGTAATGCAGTTGGTGGACGACGAGGGGCAATCATCGGTGGTATCGCTCATGGATTCTTTATCACGTTATTGCCAGCTTTACTGGTAACGATCTTCAATTCGATGGGCTTTGTCAGTGCTACTGCAACGGATGTCGATACGGTAGTGGCAGCGTTACTTTACGCTTGGATCTTGAGTCCGATTTTAAAAGCATTCTAA
- a CDS encoding tetratricopeptide repeat protein → MFGFLKKKKEQPVEIEELSIEEKEALLAAIEQLKKEIDQTEEIDRLAKLFEEVGLKSAELGDKDQAIEQLEKSLSLKKSINDGYKKLMSLYNEKRAEAARAGDDQGIDRYMSKMDDMRQIAKKLTITGNK, encoded by the coding sequence ATGTTTGGCTTCTTAAAAAAGAAAAAAGAGCAACCAGTAGAAATCGAGGAGCTTTCAATTGAAGAGAAAGAAGCGCTTCTTGCCGCAATCGAACAATTGAAAAAAGAAATCGATCAGACAGAAGAAATAGACCGATTAGCTAAATTATTCGAGGAAGTTGGGCTTAAATCCGCTGAGTTGGGGGACAAAGACCAAGCAATCGAGCAATTAGAAAAAAGTTTGTCATTGAAAAAAAGTATCAATGACGGCTATAAGAAATTGATGTCTTTATACAATGAAAAAAGAGCAGAAGCTGCGCGAGCAGGAGATGACCAAGGGATTGATCGCTACATGAGTAAAATGGACGACATGCGACAAATCGCTAAAAAACTAACGATTACTGGAAATAAATAA
- a CDS encoding AAA family ATPase, whose amino-acid sequence MQERANKKKYLLLLAGSPGTGKTYLMERLFERFPTMYRLTLDEIKEYYAESLGFDDLAERAEQEKKKVYPFFYQALELYMEAGKKVIASEYPFSEKQKGPLQALAEKYGYEVITIRLHADFDVLWQRRYKRDRDPERHLSYIMDHYHYGDTLADRSLGTNHITKEEFRAIIDKRQYEQFELGTLYTFDVTDFSKVDYTSLLDKLEWQVKNDQ is encoded by the coding sequence ATGCAGGAAAGAGCTAATAAGAAAAAATACTTGCTTCTTTTGGCAGGAAGTCCTGGGACGGGGAAAACCTATTTGATGGAACGACTCTTCGAACGGTTTCCGACGATGTATCGTCTTACTTTAGATGAAATCAAGGAATATTATGCCGAATCTCTTGGTTTTGATGATCTAGCTGAACGAGCAGAGCAGGAAAAAAAGAAGGTGTATCCATTCTTTTATCAGGCGTTGGAGTTATATATGGAAGCAGGAAAGAAAGTGATTGCTTCTGAGTATCCATTTAGTGAAAAACAAAAAGGTCCCTTACAAGCACTAGCTGAAAAATATGGTTATGAAGTGATTACGATTCGTTTGCATGCAGACTTTGATGTATTATGGCAACGACGTTACAAAAGAGATCGTGATCCAGAGCGTCATTTGAGCTATATCATGGACCATTACCATTACGGAGATACCTTAGCAGATCGATCGTTAGGAACGAATCATATTACGAAAGAAGAGTTTCGCGCGATCATCGATAAACGGCAATATGAACAATTTGAATTGGGGACGCTCTATACATTCGATGTGACTGATTTTAGTAAAGTAGATTATACGTCGTTGTTAGATAAGTTAGAATGGCAAGTGAAGAATGACCAATAA
- a CDS encoding PTS sugar transporter subunit IIB: MNKLNILFVCGAGLGSSFAAQMSAEDVLNKLGVTAKLDHCDISSAVSMKPDVIITAENFRSQFEKFTIDPTTAMVYLKNIVSKVEIEEKLTPVLQSKGAI; the protein is encoded by the coding sequence ATGAATAAATTGAATATTTTATTTGTATGTGGAGCAGGACTAGGAAGTAGTTTTGCGGCTCAAATGTCAGCCGAGGATGTATTGAACAAACTAGGGGTAACAGCCAAGCTGGATCACTGCGATATTTCTTCAGCGGTTTCAATGAAACCAGATGTGATCATTACCGCTGAGAATTTCCGTTCGCAATTTGAAAAATTTACGATTGATCCGACAACAGCCATGGTTTATTTAAAAAATATCGTGTCAAAAGTTGAGATCGAAGAAAAATTAACACCCGTTTTACAAAGTAAAGGAGCCATTTAA
- a CDS encoding class II fructose-bisphosphate aldolase, which produces MYTTLKEVTKTAEALNFTVGAFNTHNLEMLPEMLRAAKEMGAPIIIQTSVDTAKYIGMNVLVNVVKTIAEEEMVDAVLHLDHARDFSDIKQAIDSGYTSVMYDGSHLPFKENILKTKAVVEYAHAHGVSVEGELGTIGGTEEGIHVAEDDKVYTKPEDAVEFVAATGVDALAIAIGTNHGQFKSKTEVNLPLLKEINAVVDVPLVIHGGTGVKEEDYPELINHGIRKFNVGTELLVNWTKTAKESFGETEVSKSLRHNVIPANEAVKAIIKHKIGLFLNTGSEIYAGKS; this is translated from the coding sequence ATGTATACGACATTAAAAGAAGTAACGAAAACAGCAGAAGCATTGAATTTCACAGTGGGGGCATTCAACACCCATAATTTAGAGATGTTGCCGGAAATGTTACGGGCAGCAAAAGAAATGGGTGCGCCGATCATTATTCAAACAAGCGTGGATACGGCAAAATATATTGGGATGAATGTTTTAGTCAATGTGGTTAAAACGATTGCTGAGGAAGAAATGGTTGACGCTGTTCTTCATCTGGATCATGCACGCGATTTCTCTGATATCAAACAAGCGATCGATAGTGGATATACTTCGGTGATGTATGATGGTTCGCATCTGCCTTTTAAAGAGAATATCCTGAAAACAAAAGCGGTGGTTGAGTATGCCCATGCACACGGTGTATCAGTAGAAGGAGAACTAGGAACGATCGGTGGGACAGAAGAAGGAATCCATGTAGCAGAAGATGATAAAGTCTATACGAAGCCTGAAGATGCAGTGGAATTTGTGGCAGCAACTGGGGTAGACGCATTGGCGATTGCCATTGGAACGAATCATGGGCAATTCAAATCAAAAACAGAAGTCAATCTTCCACTATTGAAAGAAATCAACGCAGTGGTGGATGTTCCTTTAGTGATCCATGGCGGTACTGGTGTGAAAGAGGAAGATTATCCGGAGTTGATCAATCATGGCATCCGCAAATTCAATGTTGGGACAGAGTTGCTAGTCAATTGGACCAAAACAGCAAAAGAAAGCTTTGGTGAAACGGAAGTCAGCAAGTCGTTGCGACATAATGTGATCCCAGCCAACGAAGCAGTAAAAGCAATCATTAAGCACAAGATAGGACTGTTTTTGAATACAGGAAGTGAGATTTATGCAGGAAAGAGCTAA